Proteins from one Mycobacterium sp. HUMS_12744610 genomic window:
- a CDS encoding alpha-1,4-glucan--maltose-1-phosphate maltosyltransferase — MPGRVEIDNVQPVVSCGAYPAKAVVGEVVPVSAAVWREGHDAVAATLVVRHLGQRYPQVTEVRQIKAVEAPTRPAGAHEAGAADQQRVKPQLFPMTMGEEPYVFHGQFTPDRVGLWMFRVDGWGDPIATWKHGLIAKLDAGQGETELSNDLLVGAGLFERAAAGVPRALRDPLLAAAATLRAPGDPVTRTALALAPEIDELLAEHPLRDLVTHGEQFAIWVDRPLARFGAWYELFPRSTGGWDADGNPVHGTFATTTAQLPRIADMGFDVVYLPPIHPIGKVHRKGRNNSPTAAPGDVGSPWAIGSDEGGHDAIHPSLGTIDDFDDFVAATRALGMEVALDLALQCAPDHPWAREHREWFTELPDGTIAYAENPPKKYQDIYPLNFDNDPAGLYEEVLRVCRHWIDHGVKIFRVDNPHTKPPNFWAWLIAQIKDRDPDVLFLSEAFTPPARQYGLAKLGFTQSYSYFTWRTAKWELTEFGNDIAALADFRRPNLFVNTPDILHAILQHNGPGMFAIRAVLAATMGPAWGMYSGYELFEHRAVREGSEEYLDSEKYELRPRDYAGALAEGRSLEPFISQLNEIRRRHPALQQLRTIHFHNVDNDALLAYSKFDPATGDCVLVVVSLNAFGPEEATLWLDMAALGMEPYERFWVRDEITGHEFQWGQANYVRLDPAQAVAHVINMPLIPHESRITLLRRG, encoded by the coding sequence GTGCCGGGTCGCGTCGAGATCGATAACGTCCAGCCCGTCGTTTCGTGCGGCGCGTACCCCGCCAAGGCGGTGGTCGGCGAGGTCGTCCCGGTCAGCGCGGCGGTGTGGCGGGAGGGCCACGACGCCGTCGCGGCGACCTTGGTGGTGCGCCACCTCGGACAGCGCTATCCGCAGGTGACCGAGGTCCGTCAAATCAAGGCGGTCGAGGCCCCCACGCGGCCAGCCGGGGCGCACGAGGCGGGCGCGGCCGATCAGCAGCGGGTCAAGCCGCAGCTGTTCCCCATGACGATGGGCGAAGAGCCCTACGTGTTCCACGGCCAGTTCACCCCCGACCGGGTCGGCCTGTGGATGTTCCGCGTCGACGGGTGGGGCGACCCGATCGCCACGTGGAAGCACGGGCTGATCGCGAAGTTGGACGCCGGCCAGGGCGAGACCGAACTGTCCAACGACCTGCTGGTCGGTGCCGGGCTGTTCGAGCGCGCCGCGGCCGGGGTGCCCCGCGCGCTCCGCGATCCGCTGCTGGCCGCGGCCGCAACGCTGCGGGCCCCCGGCGACCCGGTCACCCGCACCGCGCTGGCCCTGGCGCCCGAGATCGACGAACTGCTGGCCGAGCACCCGTTGCGCGACCTGGTGACCCACGGCGAACAGTTCGCGATCTGGGTGGACCGGCCGCTGGCCCGCTTCGGCGCCTGGTACGAACTGTTTCCGCGCTCCACCGGCGGATGGGACGCCGACGGCAACCCGGTGCACGGCACCTTCGCCACGACGACCGCCCAGCTGCCACGCATCGCCGACATGGGGTTCGACGTCGTGTACCTTCCGCCGATCCATCCGATCGGCAAGGTGCACCGCAAGGGCCGCAACAACTCCCCCACCGCGGCACCCGGGGACGTGGGCTCGCCGTGGGCGATCGGCAGCGACGAGGGCGGCCACGACGCCATCCACCCCAGCCTGGGCACCATCGATGACTTCGACGACTTCGTGGCCGCGACAAGGGCTTTGGGCATGGAAGTGGCGCTGGATCTGGCACTGCAATGCGCGCCGGATCACCCCTGGGCCCGCGAACACCGGGAGTGGTTCACCGAGCTGCCGGACGGCACCATCGCCTACGCCGAGAACCCGCCGAAGAAGTACCAGGACATCTATCCGCTCAACTTCGACAACGACCCCGCCGGCCTCTACGAGGAGGTTCTGCGCGTGTGCCGGCACTGGATCGATCACGGCGTCAAGATATTTCGGGTCGACAACCCGCACACCAAGCCACCGAACTTCTGGGCCTGGCTGATCGCCCAGATCAAAGACCGCGACCCCGACGTGTTGTTCCTCTCCGAGGCGTTCACGCCGCCGGCCCGGCAATACGGGCTGGCCAAGCTCGGTTTCACCCAGTCCTACAGCTACTTCACCTGGCGCACGGCCAAGTGGGAACTCACCGAGTTCGGCAACGACATCGCCGCGCTCGCCGACTTCCGCCGGCCCAACCTGTTCGTCAACACCCCCGACATCCTGCACGCGATCCTGCAGCACAACGGTCCCGGCATGTTCGCCATCCGCGCCGTGCTGGCCGCCACGATGGGCCCGGCCTGGGGCATGTACTCCGGCTACGAACTCTTCGAGCACCGGGCGGTGCGGGAGGGCAGCGAAGAGTACCTGGACTCGGAGAAGTACGAACTGCGTCCCCGCGACTACGCGGGCGCACTCGCCGAGGGTCGGTCGCTCGAGCCGTTCATCTCCCAGCTCAACGAGATCCGCCGGCGTCATCCTGCGCTGCAGCAGCTGCGCACCATACATTTCCACAACGTGGACAACGACGCCCTGTTGGCCTACAGCAAGTTCGACCCCGCCACCGGCGACTGCGTGCTGGTGGTGGTGAGTCTCAACGCGTTCGGGCCCGAGGAAGCCACCCTGTGGTTGGACATGGCCGCACTGGGTATGGAGCCCTACGAACGATTCTGGGTGCGCGACGAGATAACAGGACACGAATTCCAATGGGGCCAAGCCAATTACGTTCGCCTAGACCCGGCGCAAGCAGTCGCGCACGTCATCAACATGCCCCTCATACCGCACGAATCCCGAATCACGCTGCTACGCAGGGGTTGA
- the glgP gene encoding alpha-glucan family phosphorylase, with protein sequence MKALRRFTVRAHLPERLVALEQLSTNLRWSWDKPTQDLFATIDPTLWAQCGSDPVALLGAVSPARLDELAVDEGFLSRLDALAADLRDYLSRPLWYQQQQDNGVAMPTAIAYFSMEFGVAEVLPNYSGGLGILAGDHLKSASDLGVPLVAVGLYYRSGYFRQSLTADGWQMETYPSLDPQGLPLRLLTDTSTGDPVLVELDLPDSAQLRARVWVAQVGRVPLLLLDSDVPENEHELRGVTDRLYGGDQEHRIKQEILAGVGGVRAIRAFTANAGLPAPEVFHMNEGHAGFLGAERIRELVTDSGLDFDTALTVVRSSTVFTTHTPVPAGIDRFPLEMVQRYFDDQREATLLPGLPTARILELGAEADPAKFNMAHMGLRLAQRANGVSLLHGRVSRAMFSELWPGFDRGEVPIGSITNGVHAPTWAAPQWLELGRELAGSDSLSEPTVWQRLQQVDPGHLWWIRSQLRSLLVEDVRARLRRSWRERGAADAELAWIGTAFDPDVLTIGFARRVPTYKRLTLMLRDPDRLERLLLDEERPIQLIVAGKSHPADDGGKALIQQVVRFADRPQVRHRIAFLPDYDMSMARLLYWGCDVWLNNPLRPLEACGTSGMKSALNGGLNLSIRDGWWDEWYDGENGWEIPSATGLADEVRRDDLEANALYTLLEEAVAPKFYERDQHGVPPRWVEMVRHTLQALGPKVLASRMVRDYVEQYYMPAAQSLRKTIGGEKPFGAARELAVYRRRVEEAWPKIEVTDVDSTGLPDTPLLGSKLTLTATVRLGGLRPDEVAVQAVLGRVDSSDVLQDPVTVDMPHTGSADGGKAVFATTTPLPMAGAVGYTVRVLPRHPMLAGSAELGLVALAG encoded by the coding sequence GTGAAAGCCCTCCGCCGCTTTACCGTCCGTGCTCATCTACCCGAGCGCCTGGTCGCGCTGGAACAGCTCTCCACCAACCTGAGGTGGTCGTGGGACAAGCCGACACAGGACCTGTTCGCCACCATCGACCCGACGCTGTGGGCCCAGTGCGGCTCCGATCCGGTTGCGCTGCTGGGGGCGGTGAGCCCCGCCCGGCTTGACGAATTGGCCGTCGACGAGGGATTTCTCAGTCGGCTCGACGCCCTGGCCGCCGACCTGCGCGACTACCTGAGCCGTCCGCTCTGGTACCAGCAGCAGCAGGACAACGGGGTGGCGATGCCGACGGCGATCGCCTACTTCTCGATGGAGTTCGGCGTCGCCGAGGTGTTGCCCAACTACTCGGGCGGGTTGGGGATCCTGGCCGGCGACCACCTGAAGTCCGCCTCCGATCTGGGGGTGCCGTTGGTGGCCGTGGGCCTCTATTACCGCTCCGGATACTTCCGGCAGTCGCTGACCGCCGACGGCTGGCAGATGGAGACCTACCCGTCGCTGGACCCGCAGGGGTTGCCGCTGCGGCTGCTCACCGACACCAGCACCGGCGATCCGGTGCTGGTGGAGCTGGACCTGCCCGACTCGGCGCAGTTGCGAGCCCGGGTCTGGGTCGCGCAGGTCGGTCGCGTTCCGCTGCTGCTGCTGGATTCCGACGTGCCCGAGAACGAACACGAGCTGCGCGGCGTCACCGACCGCCTCTACGGGGGCGACCAGGAACACCGCATCAAACAGGAGATCCTGGCCGGCGTCGGCGGGGTGCGGGCGATCCGCGCGTTCACGGCCAACGCGGGCCTGCCCGCGCCCGAGGTATTCCACATGAACGAGGGGCACGCGGGCTTCCTCGGTGCGGAGCGCATCCGTGAGCTGGTCACCGACTCGGGACTGGACTTCGACACCGCGCTGACCGTCGTCCGCTCCAGCACGGTGTTCACCACCCACACCCCGGTGCCCGCCGGAATCGACCGGTTCCCGCTAGAGATGGTGCAGCGCTACTTCGACGACCAACGCGAGGCGACGTTGCTGCCGGGCCTGCCGACCGCCCGGATTCTCGAACTGGGCGCCGAGGCCGACCCGGCCAAGTTCAACATGGCCCACATGGGCCTGCGGCTGGCCCAGCGCGCCAACGGCGTCTCCCTGCTACACGGGCGGGTGAGCCGCGCCATGTTCAGCGAGCTGTGGCCCGGGTTCGACCGGGGCGAGGTCCCGATCGGCTCGATCACCAACGGCGTGCACGCACCCACCTGGGCCGCGCCGCAGTGGCTGGAGTTGGGTCGCGAGCTGGCCGGCTCGGACTCGCTGAGCGAACCCACGGTCTGGCAGCGGCTGCAGCAGGTCGACCCCGGCCACCTGTGGTGGATCCGCTCCCAGTTGCGTTCGCTGCTGGTCGAGGACGTGCGGGCGCGGCTGCGCCGGTCGTGGCGGGAGCGCGGCGCGGCCGACGCCGAGCTGGCCTGGATCGGGACGGCCTTCGACCCGGACGTGCTGACCATCGGGTTCGCCCGGCGGGTGCCGACCTACAAGCGGCTGACCCTGATGCTGCGCGATCCCGACCGGCTGGAACGACTGCTGCTCGACGAGGAGCGGCCGATCCAGCTGATCGTGGCCGGGAAGTCCCACCCCGCCGACGACGGCGGCAAGGCGCTGATCCAGCAGGTCGTGCGCTTCGCCGACCGCCCGCAGGTGCGCCACCGCATCGCCTTCCTGCCCGACTACGACATGTCGATGGCCCGGCTGCTGTATTGGGGCTGCGATGTCTGGCTCAACAACCCGCTGCGTCCCCTGGAGGCGTGCGGCACCTCCGGGATGAAGAGCGCGCTGAACGGCGGACTGAACCTGTCCATCCGCGACGGCTGGTGGGACGAGTGGTACGACGGCGAAAACGGCTGGGAGATACCGTCGGCCACGGGGCTGGCCGACGAGGTGCGCCGCGACGACCTGGAGGCCAACGCGCTCTACACGCTGCTCGAAGAGGCGGTGGCACCGAAGTTCTACGAGCGCGACCAACACGGGGTGCCGCCGCGGTGGGTCGAGATGGTGCGCCACACCCTGCAGGCGCTGGGGCCCAAAGTGCTGGCCTCCCGAATGGTGCGGGACTACGTCGAGCAGTACTACATGCCCGCGGCGCAGTCGCTGCGCAAGACCATCGGCGGCGAGAAGCCCTTCGGCGCCGCGCGGGAGCTGGCCGTCTACCGTCGGCGCGTCGAGGAGGCGTGGCCCAAGATCGAGGTCACCGACGTCGACAGCACCGGCCTGCCGGACACCCCGCTGCTCGGGTCGAAGCTGACCCTGACCGCGACCGTGCGGCTGGGCGGACTGCGGCCCGACGAGGTGGCCGTGCAGGCGGTGCTCGGCCGGGTGGACTCCAGCGACGTGTTGCAGGACCCGGTGACGGTCGACATGCCGCACACCGGCAGCGCCGACGGCGGGAAAGCGGTGTTCGCGACGACGACGCCACTGCCGATGGCCGGTGCGGTCGGATACACGGTGCGGGTGCTGCCCCGCCATCCGATGCTCGCCGGCAGCGCCGAGCTCGGTCTGGTGGCCCTGGCCGGATGA
- a CDS encoding ATP-dependent DNA helicase — protein sequence MTTSDACPSVPELLAAAVAGLGGSERQGQLEMAVAVARAFDTGEHLAVQAGTGTGKSLAYLVPAIVRAVSDESPVVVSTATIALQRQLVDRDLPRLAESLARTLPRAPRFALLKGRRNYLCLNKIHNGSAIDGEPEDRPQEELFDPVAATSLGRDLQRLTAWASTTDSGDRDDLRPGVPDRSWSQVSVSARECIGVARCPFGGECFSERARGRAGGVDIVVTNHALLAIDAVAESAVLPEHALLVVDEAHELVDRVTSVATAELTPATLGAATRRIARMVGPELTQRLEAATANLAAAIHDARPGRIDRLDDELATYLTALRDAASAARSAIDATGPVRADPGAASARAEAVAALGEIFDTASRILVSFAPAIPDRTDVVWLEHEDNRGSPRPVLRVAPLSVSGLLRDRVFSRSTTVLTSATLTVGGSFDAMAAAWGLTGSEPGGDPTWPKWRGLDVGSPFEHAKAGILYVAAHLPPPGRDGTGSAEQLTEIAELITAAGGRTLGLFSSMRAARAAAEAMRERLSTPVLCQGDDSTSALVERFSADPETSLFGTLSLWQGVDVPGPSLSLVLIDRIPFPRPDDPLLGARQRAVAARGGNGFMAVAASHAALLLAQGSGRLLRRVTDRGVVAVLDSRMVTAGYGAYLRASLPPFWPTTDAAQVRGALERLRTAPDGVPA from the coding sequence GTGACCACCTCCGACGCCTGCCCGAGCGTGCCGGAGCTGCTGGCCGCCGCGGTGGCCGGGCTCGGCGGCAGTGAACGCCAAGGCCAGCTCGAGATGGCCGTCGCGGTGGCGCGCGCCTTCGATACCGGCGAGCACCTGGCCGTGCAGGCCGGCACCGGCACCGGTAAGTCGCTGGCGTATCTGGTCCCCGCGATCGTCCGCGCCGTCAGCGACGAATCGCCCGTCGTCGTGTCCACGGCCACGATCGCCCTGCAACGTCAGCTCGTCGACCGCGACCTGCCGCGGCTGGCCGAGTCGCTGGCCCGGACGCTGCCCCGCGCGCCGCGGTTCGCGCTGCTGAAGGGCCGGCGAAACTACCTGTGCCTGAACAAAATCCACAATGGAAGCGCCATCGACGGCGAGCCTGAGGACAGACCGCAGGAGGAGCTCTTCGATCCGGTGGCCGCGACCTCGCTGGGTCGCGACTTGCAGCGGCTCACCGCCTGGGCGTCGACGACCGACTCGGGCGACCGCGACGACCTGCGGCCCGGCGTTCCCGACCGGTCCTGGTCGCAGGTCAGCGTCTCCGCGCGCGAATGCATCGGCGTGGCTCGCTGCCCCTTCGGCGGCGAATGCTTCTCGGAACGGGCGCGTGGCCGCGCCGGCGGCGTCGACATTGTGGTCACCAACCACGCGCTGCTGGCCATCGACGCCGTCGCCGAATCGGCGGTGCTGCCGGAGCACGCGCTGCTGGTGGTCGACGAGGCGCACGAGTTGGTCGACCGGGTGACGTCGGTGGCCACCGCGGAGCTGACCCCGGCCACCCTCGGGGCGGCCACGCGCCGGATCGCCCGGATGGTCGGTCCGGAACTGACCCAGCGGTTGGAGGCGGCCACCGCCAACCTCGCCGCCGCGATCCACGACGCGCGGCCCGGCCGCATCGACCGACTCGACGACGAGCTCGCGACCTACCTGACGGCGCTGCGCGACGCGGCGAGCGCGGCACGCTCGGCGATCGACGCCACCGGCCCGGTGCGGGCTGACCCCGGAGCGGCATCGGCCCGTGCCGAGGCGGTCGCCGCGCTCGGCGAGATATTCGACACCGCGTCTCGCATCCTTGTCTCGTTCGCTCCGGCCATCCCGGATCGGACCGACGTGGTCTGGCTGGAGCACGAGGACAACCGGGGTTCGCCGCGGCCCGTGCTGCGCGTGGCGCCGCTGTCGGTCTCCGGCCTGCTGCGCGACCGGGTTTTCTCACGGTCGACGACCGTGTTGACGTCGGCGACGCTGACGGTCGGCGGGTCCTTCGACGCAATGGCGGCCGCGTGGGGCCTGACCGGATCGGAGCCCGGCGGCGATCCGACGTGGCCCAAATGGCGGGGTCTCGACGTCGGGTCGCCGTTCGAGCACGCCAAAGCGGGAATCCTCTACGTCGCCGCCCACCTGCCGCCGCCCGGTCGCGACGGCACCGGGTCGGCCGAGCAGCTCACCGAGATCGCCGAGCTCATCACCGCCGCCGGCGGGCGCACACTGGGGCTGTTCTCGTCGATGCGGGCCGCCCGGGCCGCCGCCGAGGCCATGCGCGAACGGTTGTCGACACCGGTGTTGTGTCAGGGCGACGACAGCACCTCGGCGCTGGTCGAACGTTTCAGCGCCGACCCGGAGACCTCGCTGTTCGGCACGCTGTCGCTGTGGCAGGGCGTCGACGTGCCGGGCCCGTCGCTGTCGCTGGTGCTGATCGACCGCATCCCCTTTCCCCGGCCGGACGATCCCCTGCTGGGCGCGCGGCAGCGGGCCGTCGCCGCCCGCGGCGGCAACGGTTTCATGGCGGTGGCCGCCAGCCACGCGGCGTTGCTGCTGGCACAGGGGTCCGGCCGGCTGCTGCGTCGGGTGACCGACCGCGGCGTCGTCGCCGTACTCGACTCTCGAATGGTCACGGCCGGCTACGGCGCCTACCTGCGGGCCTCGCTGCCGCCGTTCTGGCCGACAACCGATGCCGCCCAGGTGCGGGGGGCGCTGGAGCGGCTACGCACCGCGCCCGACGGCGTGCCGGCCTGA
- a CDS encoding nicotinate phosphoribosyltransferase — translation MIDPVPAGLLTDKYELTMLAAALRDGTAARRTTFELFARKLPPGRRYGVVAGTGRLLEALPHFSFDDDQCRLLAEFLDPDTVGYLRDFRFGGDIDGYAEGELYFPGSPVLSVTGSFAECVVLETLALSIFNHDTAVASAAARMVSAAGGRPLIEMGSRRTHEHAAIAAARAAYIVGFAATSNLEAQRRYGIPTEGTAAHAFTMLHTTQDGPDEPAAFRAQVRALGVDTTLLVDTYDVTAGVANAVAAAGTSLGAVRIDSGELGVLARQARAQLDELGAGRTRIVVSGDLDEFSIAALRAEPVDSYGVGTSLVTGAGAPTAYMVYKLVEVDGMPVQKRSTHKESHGGRKEALRLSRPSGIVTEEVVHPAGRPPTVGEPSRPLTTPLVRGGRVVAETGACALAPARKLAAAGLRSLPWEGLALAPGDPAIPTSQIPA, via the coding sequence ATGATCGACCCGGTCCCCGCTGGGCTGTTGACCGACAAGTACGAGTTGACGATGCTGGCGGCGGCGCTGCGCGACGGCACCGCCGCGCGACGGACCACCTTCGAGCTGTTCGCGCGCAAGCTTCCGCCGGGGCGCCGCTACGGCGTGGTCGCCGGAACCGGGCGCCTGCTGGAAGCGTTGCCGCACTTCAGCTTCGACGACGACCAGTGCCGGCTGCTCGCCGAATTCCTCGATCCCGACACGGTCGGCTACCTGCGGGACTTCCGGTTCGGCGGCGACATCGACGGCTATGCGGAAGGGGAGCTGTACTTTCCCGGGTCGCCCGTGCTCTCGGTCACGGGCAGCTTCGCCGAATGCGTGGTGCTCGAAACGCTGGCGTTGTCGATCTTCAACCACGACACCGCGGTCGCGTCGGCGGCCGCGCGGATGGTCAGCGCCGCCGGCGGACGTCCGCTGATCGAGATGGGATCGCGCCGGACCCACGAGCACGCCGCGATCGCCGCGGCCCGTGCCGCCTACATCGTCGGCTTCGCCGCCACCTCCAACCTGGAGGCCCAGCGGCGATACGGAATCCCCACCGAGGGCACCGCCGCGCACGCGTTCACCATGCTGCACACCACGCAGGACGGACCTGACGAGCCGGCCGCGTTCCGCGCCCAGGTCCGGGCACTGGGCGTCGACACCACGCTGCTGGTGGACACCTACGACGTGACGGCCGGCGTGGCCAACGCCGTGGCGGCCGCCGGCACGTCGCTGGGCGCGGTCCGGATCGACTCCGGCGAGCTGGGCGTGCTCGCCCGCCAGGCGCGTGCCCAGCTCGACGAGCTGGGCGCCGGCCGGACGCGGATCGTGGTGTCCGGCGACCTCGACGAGTTCTCCATCGCCGCGTTGCGCGCCGAGCCCGTCGACAGCTACGGCGTCGGTACCTCGCTGGTGACCGGCGCGGGCGCCCCGACCGCGTACATGGTGTACAAGCTCGTCGAAGTGGACGGCATGCCGGTGCAGAAGCGCAGCACCCACAAGGAATCGCACGGCGGCCGCAAAGAGGCGCTGCGCCTGTCGCGTCCGAGCGGCATCGTCACCGAGGAGGTCGTACACCCGGCCGGACGCCCGCCCACGGTGGGCGAACCGTCCCGGCCCCTGACCACTCCCCTGGTCCGCGGCGGCCGCGTCGTCGCGGAAACGGGCGCCTGCGCCCTGGCCCCCGCACGCAAGCTGGCCGCGGCCGGCCTGCGCAGCCTGCCGTGGGAGGGGCTGGCATTGGCGCCCGGCGATCCGGCGATCCCCACCAGCCAGATCCCGGCCTGA
- the clpS gene encoding ATP-dependent Clp protease adapter ClpS translates to MVVASAPTKPGTTGQREADPVDVTASPWVTIVWDDPVNLMTYVTYVFQKLFGYSEPHATKLMLQVHNEGKAVVSAGSRESMEADVSKLHAAGLWATLQQDR, encoded by the coding sequence ATGGTTGTTGCGTCAGCGCCCACCAAACCGGGCACTACCGGACAACGCGAGGCTGACCCCGTCGACGTGACGGCCAGTCCATGGGTCACGATCGTGTGGGACGACCCGGTCAACCTGATGACCTATGTCACGTATGTGTTCCAGAAGTTGTTCGGTTACAGCGAGCCACACGCCACCAAGCTGATGCTTCAGGTGCACAACGAGGGCAAGGCGGTGGTGTCGGCGGGCAGCCGGGAGTCGATGGAAGCCGACGTATCCAAACTGCACGCCGCGGGGTTATGGGCGACCCTGCAGCAGGACCGGTGA
- a CDS encoding DUF2017 domain-containing protein, which yields MRKWKRVETPEGPRFRSSLATHEAELLRNLVSAMIGLLDERESSAPADELEEITGMKTGNSEPPHDPTLRRLLPDFYRADAEDEPSPEVPEDLNAALRSLHEPEIIDAKRVAAQQLLKTIPARAGKFELTEDEANAWVSAVNDIRLTLGVMLDIGPQGPDRLPPDHPLASHFDVYQWLTVLQEYLVLVLMGPRST from the coding sequence GTGCGCAAATGGAAGCGCGTCGAGACCCCCGAGGGTCCTCGCTTTCGGTCCTCCCTGGCCACCCACGAGGCCGAGTTGCTCCGAAACCTCGTCAGCGCGATGATCGGCCTGCTCGACGAGCGCGAATCCTCCGCTCCGGCAGACGAACTCGAAGAGATCACCGGCATGAAGACCGGGAACTCCGAGCCGCCGCACGATCCGACGCTGCGCCGCCTGCTGCCTGACTTCTACCGGGCCGACGCCGAGGACGAGCCCTCGCCCGAGGTTCCCGAAGACCTGAACGCCGCGCTGCGCAGCCTGCATGAGCCGGAGATCATCGATGCCAAACGCGTTGCAGCGCAACAGTTGTTGAAGACCATCCCGGCCCGGGCCGGCAAGTTCGAGCTGACCGAGGACGAGGCGAACGCCTGGGTCTCGGCGGTCAATGACATCCGGCTGACGCTGGGCGTGATGCTCGACATCGGGCCGCAAGGCCCCGATCGCCTGCCGCCCGACCACCCGTTGGCCTCCCACTTCGACGTCTACCAGTGGCTGACGGTCCTGCAGGAATACCTGGTCCTGGTGCTGATGGGTCCCCGGTCAACTTGA
- a CDS encoding P1 family peptidase, translating to MGSIADVGGVRVGHHHRLDPDASPGAGWASGVTVVLTPPGTVGAVDCRGGAPGTRETDLLDPANTVRFVDAVLLAGGSAYGLAAADGVMRWLEERGRGVAMEGGVVPIVPGAVIFDLPVGGWDRRPTADFGYAACEAARGGEAVPAVGTVGAGVGARAGVLKGGVGTASTTLPSGVTVGAIVVVNSAGDVADRATGLPWMADLIREFALRPPPPEQVEAFALLPPKLSPLDNPLNTTIGVVATDAALSPAACRRLATAAQDGLARAVRPAHTPLDGDTVFALATGALEVPLAADTPAAFSPEAGLVSELGAAAADCVARAVLAGVLGAESVAGIPTYHGMLPGAFGR from the coding sequence CTGGGCTCCATCGCCGACGTCGGAGGCGTCCGCGTCGGCCACCACCACCGCTTGGATCCCGACGCGTCGCCGGGCGCCGGATGGGCCAGCGGCGTCACCGTGGTTCTCACCCCGCCCGGGACCGTCGGCGCGGTCGACTGCCGCGGTGGCGCACCGGGCACCCGGGAAACCGATCTGCTCGATCCCGCCAACACCGTGCGCTTCGTCGACGCGGTGCTGCTCGCCGGTGGCAGCGCCTACGGCCTGGCCGCCGCCGACGGCGTCATGCGCTGGCTGGAGGAACGCGGACGCGGTGTCGCGATGGAGGGCGGGGTGGTGCCCATCGTGCCCGGTGCGGTGATCTTCGATCTCCCGGTGGGCGGCTGGGACCGCCGGCCGACGGCCGACTTCGGCTATGCGGCGTGTGAGGCCGCCCGGGGTGGTGAGGCGGTGCCGGCGGTCGGCACGGTCGGCGCGGGGGTCGGGGCGCGGGCCGGGGTGCTCAAAGGCGGCGTCGGGACGGCCTCGACGACGCTGCCGTCCGGCGTGACCGTCGGCGCGATCGTCGTGGTGAACTCCGCGGGCGATGTCGCCGACCGGGCCACCGGCCTGCCCTGGATGGCGGACCTGATCCGCGAGTTCGCGCTGCGGCCGCCGCCGCCCGAACAGGTCGAGGCGTTCGCGCTGCTGCCGCCCAAGCTGAGCCCGCTGGACAATCCTCTCAACACGACGATCGGCGTCGTGGCGACCGACGCCGCGCTCAGCCCGGCGGCCTGCCGGCGCCTCGCCACCGCCGCCCAGGACGGCCTGGCCCGCGCGGTGCGCCCGGCGCACACCCCGCTGGACGGCGACACGGTGTTCGCGCTGGCCACCGGCGCCCTCGAGGTACCGCTCGCGGCTGATACGCCCGCCGCCTTCTCCCCGGAGGCGGGGCTGGTCAGCGAGCTGGGCGCCGCGGCCGCCGATTGCGTGGCGCGGGCGGTGCTGGCCGGTGTGCTCGGTGCCGAGTCGGTGGCCGGAATACCGACCTACCACGGCATGTTGCCCGGAGCGTTCGGCCGATGA
- a CDS encoding rhomboid family intramembrane serine protease, producing the protein MRMTRRGGRSGTPAPREASRPAWMVGAATILTFVALLYLVELIDQLTRHSLDSNGIRPLQADGLWGIVFAPVLHAGWEHLMANTVPLLVLGFLMTLFGLSRFVWATAIVWIVGGFGTWLIGDLGSSCGPTDHIGASGLIFGWLAFLLVFGIFVRRVWDIIIGLVVLLVYGGILLGAMPVLGRCGGVSWQGHLCGAVAGVVAAYALSAPERKARAVKKASTQRRSA; encoded by the coding sequence ATGCGCATGACTAGACGAGGGGGAAGGTCGGGCACCCCGGCGCCTCGGGAGGCGTCGCGGCCGGCGTGGATGGTCGGCGCGGCCACGATCCTCACCTTCGTGGCGCTGCTCTACCTCGTCGAACTGATCGACCAGCTGACGCGGCACTCGCTGGACTCCAACGGCATCAGGCCGCTGCAGGCCGACGGCCTGTGGGGCATCGTGTTCGCTCCGGTCTTGCACGCCGGCTGGGAACACCTGATGGCCAACACCGTGCCGCTGTTGGTGCTGGGATTCCTCATGACGCTGTTCGGGTTGTCGCGCTTCGTCTGGGCCACCGCGATCGTCTGGATCGTGGGCGGGTTCGGTACCTGGCTGATCGGCGACCTGGGCAGCAGCTGCGGCCCCACCGACCACATCGGGGCCTCGGGCCTGATCTTCGGGTGGCTGGCCTTTCTGCTCGTGTTCGGGATATTCGTGCGCCGGGTGTGGGACATCATCATCGGCCTGGTGGTCTTGTTGGTCTACGGCGGCATCCTGCTCGGCGCCATGCCGGTGCTGGGCAGGTGCGGCGGCGTGTCGTGGCAGGGCCACCTGTGCGGAGCGGTCGCCGGCGTGGTGGCCGCCTACGCGTTGTCCGCCCCGGAGCGCAAGGCACGTGCCGTCAAGAAGGCCTCGACCCAGCGGCGCAGCGCGTGA